In Caldicellulosiruptor morganii, the following proteins share a genomic window:
- the flgC gene encoding flagellar basal body rod protein FlgC — protein sequence MGMFDAINISSSALHAQRVRMDVIAQNIANANTTRTEDGTPYRRKIVVFEERKQSFSDILNEKLNAANTNTYGGVRVKAIIEDPSPFKRVYDPSHPDSDQNGYVNYPNVDIVTEMVNMIEASRAYEANITAMNITKSMITRTFEIGK from the coding sequence ATGGGTATGTTTGATGCTATAAATATTTCAAGTTCGGCTTTGCATGCACAGCGGGTGAGGATGGATGTAATTGCCCAAAACATTGCAAATGCCAATACAACCCGCACAGAAGACGGTACACCTTACAGAAGAAAGATTGTTGTTTTCGAGGAAAGAAAGCAAAGTTTTAGCGATATTTTAAATGAAAAATTGAATGCTGCAAACACCAATACATACGGTGGTGTGAGAGTAAAAGCTATAATTGAAGACCCAAGTCCGTTTAAAAGAGTTTATGACCCATCTCATCCGGATAGCGATCAGAATGGTTATGTAAACTATCCGAATGTTGATATTGTAACCGAGATGGTGAATATGATTGAGGCATCCCGCGCGTATGAGGCAAATATCACTGCTATGAACATTACAAAGAGTATGATTACAAGAACATTTGAGATAGGAAAGTAA